One region of Ptiloglossa arizonensis isolate GNS036 chromosome 8, iyPtiAriz1_principal, whole genome shotgun sequence genomic DNA includes:
- the LOC143150082 gene encoding thiol S-methyltransferase TMT1A-like isoform X1 — translation MSISDLWVRDVITNYGIYLFIFILAAIYTWQKWPHIRRAVYKSYLTGFEVECAELLSTYKDHLFEFLEHIISSDESLRSRNCIRLLEIGVKTVTITGENIQFYPYNTHLIAVDRNLELADYLENGNHSRQFSHVTIESIIVGDGSYLDDVPTGYVDVVVTTRSLCSVASLQSTLHEIHRVLAPGGYYLFIEHIPESEGTFIRWLQKVLSQTGIWPSLFGGCHLDINPLVHIKKVGFDRIIWNTFTLEGYVSQRFQLILSRQHVFGVAIR, via the exons ATGAGCATTAGTGATTTGTGGGTACGGGATGTAATCACCAATTACGGAATatacttatttattttcattctcgcGGCAATTTATACATGGCAAAAATGGCCGCATATACGGAGGGCCGTTTACAAATCCTACCTAACAGGATTTGAAGTAGAATGCGCGGAACTTTTATCGACTTATAAAGATCACTTGTTCGAATTTCTGGAACACATTATTTCCAGTGACGAGAGTCTACGATCCAGGAATTGCATCCGTTTGCTCGAGATTGGTGTCAAAACGG TAACAATTACAggtgaaaatatacaattttatccGTATAATACCCACTTGATTGCGGTTGATCGCAATCTAGAACTAGCCGATTATTTAGAAAATGGAAATCATTCTCGGCAATTTTCACATGTTACTATCGAAAGTATAATAGTTGGCGATGGCAGTTACCTGGATGATGTACCTACAGGATATGTGGATGTAGTTGTAACAACAAGATCATTGTGTTCAGTGGCGTCATTACAATCGACGCTTCATGAGATTCACAGAGTTTTGGCACCG GGTGGCTACTATTTGTTTATAGAACACATACCTGAAAGTGAAGGAACATTCATACGATGGTTACAAAAAGTATTATCACAAACTGGAATATGGCCTTCATTGTTTGGTGGTTGTCATCTAGATATTAATCCTCTTGTGCACATTAAAAAAGTTGGCTTTGATCGTATTATATGGAACACATTTACGCTCGAAGGTTACGTATCTCAAAGATTTCAACTGATCCTTTCGAGACAACATGTATTTGGTGTAGCTATTCGATAG
- the LOC143150082 gene encoding thiol S-methyltransferase TMT1A-like isoform X2, producing the protein MSISDLWVRDVITNYGIYLFIFILAAIYTWQKWPHIRRAVYKSYLTGFEVECAELLSTYKDHLFEFLEHIISSDESLRSRNCIRLLEIGVKTGENIQFYPYNTHLIAVDRNLELADYLENGNHSRQFSHVTIESIIVGDGSYLDDVPTGYVDVVVTTRSLCSVASLQSTLHEIHRVLAPGGYYLFIEHIPESEGTFIRWLQKVLSQTGIWPSLFGGCHLDINPLVHIKKVGFDRIIWNTFTLEGYVSQRFQLILSRQHVFGVAIR; encoded by the exons ATGAGCATTAGTGATTTGTGGGTACGGGATGTAATCACCAATTACGGAATatacttatttattttcattctcgcGGCAATTTATACATGGCAAAAATGGCCGCATATACGGAGGGCCGTTTACAAATCCTACCTAACAGGATTTGAAGTAGAATGCGCGGAACTTTTATCGACTTATAAAGATCACTTGTTCGAATTTCTGGAACACATTATTTCCAGTGACGAGAGTCTACGATCCAGGAATTGCATCCGTTTGCTCGAGATTGGTGTCAAAACGG gtgaaaatatacaattttatccGTATAATACCCACTTGATTGCGGTTGATCGCAATCTAGAACTAGCCGATTATTTAGAAAATGGAAATCATTCTCGGCAATTTTCACATGTTACTATCGAAAGTATAATAGTTGGCGATGGCAGTTACCTGGATGATGTACCTACAGGATATGTGGATGTAGTTGTAACAACAAGATCATTGTGTTCAGTGGCGTCATTACAATCGACGCTTCATGAGATTCACAGAGTTTTGGCACCG GGTGGCTACTATTTGTTTATAGAACACATACCTGAAAGTGAAGGAACATTCATACGATGGTTACAAAAAGTATTATCACAAACTGGAATATGGCCTTCATTGTTTGGTGGTTGTCATCTAGATATTAATCCTCTTGTGCACATTAAAAAAGTTGGCTTTGATCGTATTATATGGAACACATTTACGCTCGAAGGTTACGTATCTCAAAGATTTCAACTGATCCTTTCGAGACAACATGTATTTGGTGTAGCTATTCGATAG